In a single window of the Paenibacillus sp. MMS20-IR301 genome:
- a CDS encoding TIGR00730 family Rossman fold protein, giving the protein MKSIAVFCGSNEGASPLYKECAVALGKELAARNLTLIYGGATVGLMGAVADSVMQAGGRVIGVLPHFLKKREIEHTRLTELIMVDSMHERKLKMSELADGFIAMPGGPGTMEEYFEIFTWAQLGLHQKPCGLLNVNGYYDPLIALFNNMVQEKFMQEQQRSIMLNDTTPAGILQQIAAYSPPPVKQYLTDERRT; this is encoded by the coding sequence ATGAAGAGTATCGCGGTATTTTGCGGATCGAATGAGGGAGCTTCACCACTGTACAAGGAATGTGCCGTTGCCTTAGGCAAGGAGCTTGCCGCACGTAACCTCACATTGATCTATGGCGGAGCCACTGTCGGCCTCATGGGCGCGGTTGCCGACAGCGTTATGCAGGCGGGAGGACGAGTGATCGGGGTTCTGCCCCATTTTCTCAAAAAAAGGGAAATCGAGCACACCCGGCTGACAGAGCTGATTATGGTCGACTCTATGCACGAGCGCAAACTGAAGATGTCTGAGCTGGCCGATGGCTTCATCGCTATGCCGGGCGGACCGGGTACAATGGAGGAGTACTTCGAGATCTTCACCTGGGCTCAGCTGGGGCTGCATCAGAAGCCTTGCGGGCTGCTGAATGTGAACGGTTATTATGATCCGCTGATTGCCCTGTTTAACAATATGGTCCAGGAAAAGTTCATGCAGGAGCAGCAGCGCTCCATCATGCTGAACGATACAACGCCTGCAGGCATTCTGCAGCAGATTGCGGCCTATTCCCCGCCTCCGGTGAAGCAGTATTTGACGGACGAGCGGCGTACCTGA
- a CDS encoding S8 family peptidase: protein MKLKETTNEISPNLDPRLQRVIAFNQSEHKEAHPHLFSAESAETADTREIAVIAKVKDIEAWKNLSGVRQIADLGSVPEEQENVRLVTARIAADQIEQIRKSPAVMSLKASQLLKPQLFKTIEETKARANLLNQNTKSNGGKGVVIGIVDDGCDFTHKNFINADGTSRILSYWDQTAIASSDTEFGYGKVYSQEHLNGALTTQNPFAALNLRDPRNEDEPWHGTHVMDTAAGNGNGSKIPGTAPQADIVFVQLNANDVPWAGPETVEGNFGGSAHLLEALQYIYKLAGDRPCVTNISLGTNGGPHDGTSLVEVGFDTLVSAANNRAIVLAASNSYVDGIHASGTVRQNEVKDLRWSIERSDITSNELELWYDKADEFTCQLIAPDKTNFGEIRLGTNHQVFGDQNQIVIFISHRKQDPNNGDNVINIFMESGLPAGTWTLKLRGVKIRSGKYHAWIERDDSGQSHFEEPLDNTHTLGSICCGKKTVVVGSYSAKEAGTPISYFSSAGPTRDGRQKPEISAPGGNKTDDEPVKFRVMAAKSGSLDGVTPMMGTSMAAPAVTGIIALMLAEALAHGISLSSEEIHEILRKSARPMPGGWHDRYGFGRIDAARAVQFVAELTPVH, encoded by the coding sequence ATGAAACTCAAAGAAACAACGAATGAGATTTCCCCTAACCTCGATCCGCGGCTGCAACGGGTTATTGCCTTCAATCAAAGTGAACACAAAGAGGCTCACCCTCATTTGTTCAGCGCAGAATCAGCGGAGACAGCGGATACCCGTGAAATCGCGGTTATCGCCAAGGTAAAGGATATTGAGGCGTGGAAAAATCTGTCTGGAGTCCGGCAAATAGCCGACCTGGGCAGCGTGCCTGAGGAGCAGGAGAATGTACGGCTTGTCACCGCCCGGATCGCCGCCGACCAGATTGAGCAGATCCGCAAATCACCTGCGGTAATGAGCTTGAAGGCATCACAATTGTTAAAGCCCCAGCTTTTTAAGACCATTGAAGAAACCAAGGCCCGTGCGAATTTGCTGAATCAAAATACCAAAAGCAACGGCGGGAAAGGCGTCGTCATCGGGATTGTAGATGATGGATGTGACTTTACCCATAAGAACTTCATCAATGCGGACGGGACAAGCCGTATTCTCAGCTACTGGGATCAGACGGCTATTGCCTCCAGCGACACTGAGTTTGGATATGGCAAGGTGTACTCGCAAGAGCATTTGAACGGTGCTCTAACAACACAAAACCCGTTCGCGGCTTTAAATCTCCGTGATCCCAGGAATGAAGATGAACCCTGGCACGGAACCCATGTTATGGATACTGCGGCTGGCAACGGTAACGGAAGCAAAATCCCCGGTACTGCTCCGCAAGCAGATATTGTATTCGTGCAATTGAATGCCAATGATGTTCCCTGGGCGGGACCCGAAACCGTGGAAGGGAACTTCGGAGGTTCTGCCCATCTGCTGGAGGCTCTGCAATACATCTATAAGCTCGCCGGAGACCGGCCCTGTGTCACAAATATTAGCTTGGGAACAAACGGCGGGCCCCATGACGGTACTTCTCTAGTTGAGGTTGGGTTCGATACGCTCGTCAGTGCCGCTAATAACCGCGCTATTGTGTTGGCAGCAAGTAACTCTTATGTGGACGGCATACATGCCAGCGGTACGGTTAGACAGAATGAAGTGAAGGATCTTCGCTGGAGCATTGAACGGTCAGATATTACCTCTAACGAATTAGAGCTTTGGTACGATAAGGCAGATGAGTTCACCTGTCAATTAATTGCACCGGATAAGACAAACTTCGGGGAGATTAGGCTGGGCACGAACCACCAGGTATTCGGGGATCAGAATCAGATCGTGATCTTCATCTCCCACCGCAAACAGGATCCGAACAACGGAGACAACGTCATCAATATCTTCATGGAGAGCGGTTTGCCGGCAGGTACATGGACACTTAAACTGCGCGGAGTGAAGATCCGGTCAGGGAAATATCACGCCTGGATTGAACGGGATGATTCGGGCCAATCCCATTTCGAGGAACCGCTGGATAATACCCATACCCTCGGCTCCATCTGCTGCGGCAAAAAAACGGTCGTTGTCGGTTCCTACAGCGCCAAAGAAGCAGGCACACCTATTTCATACTTCTCCAGTGCCGGCCCTACACGGGACGGAAGACAGAAGCCGGAGATTAGTGCTCCTGGAGGAAATAAAACCGATGATGAACCAGTTAAGTTTAGGGTAATGGCCGCTAAATCGGGATCATTAGATGGTGTTACACCTATGATGGGCACCAGCATGGCGGCCCCGGCAGTAACCGGCATTATTGCCCTGATGCTCGCTGAAGCGTTGGCCCATGGCATTTCCTTATCCAGTGAGGAAATTCACGAGATTCTCCGCAAATCTGCAAGACCTATGCCGGGTGGCTGGCATGACCGGTATGGCTTCGGACGTATCGATGCTGCCAGGGCAGTACAATTCGTCGCCGAATTAACACCCGTCCATTAA